Proteins from a genomic interval of Spea bombifrons isolate aSpeBom1 chromosome 4, aSpeBom1.2.pri, whole genome shotgun sequence:
- the LOC128491536 gene encoding olfactory receptor 1009-like has protein sequence MDAPMYFFLGHLSLNDLLLSTTIEPEMLQIILREGTAMSKPGCFTQLYFFCVPTANECLLLTVMSYDRYLAVCCPLRYSSIMDVKLCILLATLSWECAILIALPHIIILHAMTFCGSNIINHFYCDLIPLLKLSCSDTSANEEIITIGSIPMVFVPFSFISITYFNIIVAILRISTSSGREKAFSTCSSHLTSVCMYYGTLVFNYLIPSKGQYIGLQKMISVCYTVVIPLLNPVIYSLRNEEITRALTRFYFQLISSTFFVSYTS, from the coding sequence ATGGATGCTCCAATGTACTTCTTCCTCGGCCACCTGTCTTTAAATGACTTACTTCTGTCTACGACCATTGAACCTGAAATGCTCCAGATCATATTGAGAGAAGGAACTGCTATGTCCAAGCCCGGCTGCTTCACCCAATTATACTTTTTCTGTGTGCCCACTGCTAATGAGTGTTTACtcctcactgtgatgtcatacgaCCGATATTTAGCTGTCTGTTGCCCATTGCGTTATTCCTCCATCATGGACGTTAAACTCTGTATTCTTCTAGCAACCTTATCTTGGGAATGTGCAATACTTATAGCTTTaccacatattattattttacacgcGATGACATTTTGTGGGTCAAAtataattaaccatttttattgtgacctCATTCCACTTCTCAAACTTTCTTGTTCAGACACGTCGGCCAATGAAGAAATAATTACTATAGGTTCTATCCCAATGGTATTTGTTCCATTTAGTTTTATCTCCATAACGTATTTTAACATCATTGTGGCCATCCTCCGGATCTCTACCTCATCTGGGAGagagaaagccttctccacctgtaGCTCTCACCTAACTTCagtctgtatgtattatgggACATTAGTGTTTAACTACCTGATTCCGTCTAAAGGACAATATATTGGATTGCAAAAAATGATTTCTGTGTGTTACACGGTTGTGATCCCATTGTTGAACCCTGTTATATACAGTCTAAGAAATGAAGAGATTACAAGGGCATTAACGAGATTTTACTTTCAACTAATTTCAAGTACTTTTTTTGTATCGTATACGTCTTAA